From one Leptospira paudalimensis genomic stretch:
- a CDS encoding LruC domain-containing protein, which yields MNRWIILLVLPLFLLDCSNKKKGMLLLPFLGLGDGTTQATTASANDGDGTFTVVGLETTDPSQVTTPDANTNTGDTGNSDTPSVVTPTPTPAAPTPAPTTVNNETTTTVVDQTNGGDFNFETNITVPVTVVIVNEAGPVTNAPVTVTESITTGEPNVVGVGTTDSNGSVTIPISVPPTVVSVDISVVGVNPTTGEVVEIVGSAPVQQPATGSNSEGTVVVAPVINVDTTNFQPVNGCVQAVDSDCDGIANNFDEFPDDPSLATIARSGRYTIAFEDMFPSAGDADLNDHSTVFSTEMDKTPTNKVKIIRGTYTHVAKGAGYNHELRLSLDVPTNATVQISYLDGSGNPWNGCASAPKYTANTAGDCTGGTLTPAQLKRGVLILPSSDKTLFGKKNAPAAGSTFTINDFVRGVTAQVTITFEEPVDLNATKNLVGGHLNYFLAINQKTDGVFRQIFRPGYFKDAKGKDAFLDKNGFPWAIIVPGVFNHPTEGADIRKPSTSGYIFFNSWMNSNGVAHKDWYLHIDQIPAPNRPSYVVRVSDFYTDNGFTAYLIKAVRNNAFEVSASLIVVGAALGFLMKRKMGNPKAA from the coding sequence GTGGTAGGATTGGAAACAACAGATCCAAGCCAAGTAACAACACCTGATGCCAATACAAACACTGGTGATACTGGTAATTCCGATACTCCTTCCGTAGTCACTCCTACACCAACTCCAGCGGCTCCAACACCTGCTCCCACAACCGTTAATAATGAAACAACAACGACTGTGGTTGACCAAACCAATGGTGGAGATTTTAATTTTGAAACAAATATCACTGTACCAGTTACTGTTGTGATTGTGAATGAGGCTGGTCCTGTGACTAACGCTCCTGTCACTGTGACTGAGTCCATTACAACAGGGGAACCAAATGTTGTAGGAGTCGGAACTACTGACAGCAATGGTTCAGTCACCATTCCAATCAGTGTTCCTCCTACAGTTGTTTCTGTAGATATCAGCGTTGTGGGTGTGAATCCAACAACAGGTGAAGTTGTTGAAATCGTGGGTTCAGCTCCTGTACAACAACCAGCAACTGGCTCCAATTCTGAGGGTACTGTTGTTGTAGCACCAGTGATCAATGTAGACACTACCAATTTCCAACCTGTGAATGGTTGTGTGCAAGCAGTTGACTCTGATTGTGATGGAATTGCCAATAATTTTGACGAATTCCCAGATGATCCAAGCTTAGCAACCATTGCAAGATCTGGACGTTATACAATTGCATTTGAGGACATGTTCCCTTCTGCAGGGGATGCGGATTTAAACGACCACTCTACAGTTTTTAGTACTGAGATGGATAAAACTCCAACTAACAAAGTAAAGATCATTCGTGGAACTTATACACATGTTGCAAAAGGTGCAGGTTACAATCACGAATTGAGACTTTCACTTGATGTTCCAACAAATGCAACTGTTCAAATCAGTTACCTAGACGGAAGTGGAAACCCATGGAATGGATGTGCTTCTGCTCCCAAATACACTGCCAATACTGCAGGTGATTGCACTGGTGGAACACTAACTCCTGCACAACTCAAACGTGGTGTATTAATCCTCCCAAGTTCTGATAAAACATTGTTTGGAAAGAAAAATGCTCCTGCAGCTGGATCTACTTTTACAATCAATGACTTTGTAAGAGGGGTAACTGCACAAGTTACAATTACTTTCGAAGAACCAGTGGATTTGAATGCGACTAAGAACCTAGTTGGGGGACACCTAAACTACTTCCTTGCAATCAACCAAAAAACTGACGGTGTTTTCAGACAAATTTTCCGTCCAGGTTACTTCAAAGATGCAAAAGGAAAAGACGCTTTCCTAGACAAAAATGGTTTCCCTTGGGCGATCATCGTTCCAGGTGTTTTCAACCACCCAACAGAAGGTGCTGACATTCGCAAACCATCTACTTCTGGTTACATTTTCTTTAACTCTTGGATGAACTCCAATGGTGTTGCTCATAAGGATTGGTATTTACACATCGACCAAATCCCTGCACCAAACCGTCCATCTTATGTAGTTAGAGTGAGTGATTTTTACACAGACAATGGATTTACTGCTTACCTCATCAAAGCGGTTCGTAATAACGCATTTGAAGTATCAGCAAGCCTCATCGTCGTAGGAGCTGCGTTAGGTTTTCTCATGAAACGTAAAATGGGAAATCCAAAAGCTGCTTAA
- a CDS encoding non-ribosomal peptide synthetase, with protein MASLLRFADKDYFLSGNFFEDLEFHHPILVDPLWQGTKLETQFQQFPLPVLETPNHRSFGLVTSGSTGVPKIVWKEWEEIQSELEVWAKEKEIQSFLDGIREIQVQVPFCHLYGLLWGYLLPKQLGLPIVFRDGYNHSETTLYITSAPQLQLAFSQGMQLPKRAIVSGMKFPVPLARELREKTEISIIEIYGSTETGGMGYRDPLRQNRFQLLPNLQFQFQSVEENQELLVKSPFVSKQYYSLQSSAWELHKLPTNSYYATGDLGENSDLGFYLLGRKDRIIKHKGKRVSLDRIESEILGLGLEGQFFCVPVHHETGDTIGLFTDSLQPIDTIYQTLRNELPSSHVPRVIVKQNEIPKLPNGKTDYSKISSFCYEEFLRLQSLKEKGKNIQNINSETTIPEILESILGSVPKPDQHFIYDCGMDSILFSELILKLEKKIGYPIPEEDKQTGYLFSLSGLEEYIREKLYLIK; from the coding sequence ATGGCCTCTCTTTTACGGTTCGCTGACAAAGATTACTTTTTATCTGGCAATTTTTTCGAAGACCTAGAGTTCCACCATCCGATCCTTGTAGATCCACTTTGGCAAGGAACGAAGTTAGAAACTCAATTCCAACAATTCCCTCTCCCAGTTTTAGAAACACCAAACCACCGCTCGTTTGGTTTAGTGACATCCGGGTCCACTGGAGTCCCAAAAATAGTATGGAAAGAGTGGGAAGAAATCCAATCAGAACTTGAGGTTTGGGCAAAGGAAAAAGAAATCCAAAGTTTTTTAGATGGGATAAGGGAAATCCAAGTCCAAGTCCCCTTTTGCCATCTCTACGGCCTTCTTTGGGGATATTTACTTCCAAAACAGTTAGGTTTACCCATTGTCTTTCGGGATGGATATAACCATTCGGAAACAACTCTCTACATTACTTCTGCCCCCCAGTTACAACTGGCATTTTCACAAGGTATGCAACTTCCAAAACGAGCCATTGTTTCTGGGATGAAATTTCCAGTTCCACTCGCTCGGGAACTCAGAGAAAAAACAGAAATTTCAATCATTGAGATTTATGGGTCCACAGAAACCGGGGGAATGGGTTACCGTGACCCACTTAGGCAAAACAGATTCCAATTGTTACCAAATTTGCAATTTCAATTCCAATCCGTAGAGGAAAATCAGGAACTTTTAGTCAAAAGTCCATTTGTTTCAAAACAATATTATTCCTTACAATCGAGTGCATGGGAACTACATAAACTGCCCACTAATTCATATTATGCGACAGGGGATTTAGGAGAAAATTCGGATCTAGGATTTTATCTTTTAGGAAGGAAAGACCGTATTATCAAACACAAAGGGAAACGAGTGTCATTGGACCGAATTGAATCAGAAATACTTGGTTTAGGACTAGAAGGTCAGTTTTTTTGTGTACCAGTGCATCATGAAACAGGTGATACAATTGGGTTATTTACGGATTCTTTACAACCTATTGATACCATCTACCAGACGTTACGCAATGAACTCCCAAGTAGTCATGTTCCAAGAGTGATTGTCAAACAAAACGAAATCCCAAAATTACCAAACGGGAAAACTGACTATTCCAAAATCTCAAGTTTTTGTTATGAAGAATTCCTTAGGCTTCAATCGCTAAAGGAAAAGGGAAAAAACATTCAAAACATCAATTCGGAAACCACAATTCCTGAAATCCTCGAATCAATTTTGGGTTCGGTTCCAAAACCAGACCAACATTTCATCTATGATTGTGGGATGGATTCTATCCTCTTTAGTGAACTCATTTTGAAATTGGAAAAAAAAATTGGGTACCCAATCCCAGAAGAAGATAAACAAACTGGATATTTATTCAGTTTGTCAGGGCTTGAAGAATATATCAGGGAAAAACTATACTTGATAAAATGA